A stretch of Antennarius striatus isolate MH-2024 chromosome 6, ASM4005453v1, whole genome shotgun sequence DNA encodes these proteins:
- the acsl3a gene encoding long-chain-fatty-acid--CoA ligase 3a, which yields MKLKEGDVNPALLLLFRLVVWIFNLLSFLPACTLSLISPPEGEVHGSEEERAKRVKAVSVTGLPEGPYRAVKATNGLVTSLQPGVDTLDRMFEYSATKFPKRHCLGTREVISEEDEPQSNGKMFKKVVLGEYRWLSYEDVFTAASQLGRGLTSLGQRPKYNIAIFCETRAEWMISALACFMHNFRLVTLYSTLGGPAVTHGLNETHVTHIITSRELLETKLKHILADVPRLLHIIVVDGASTSWPGFTRGISIHNMTDVQKLGASDENASRERERPLPSDIAVIMYTSGATGIPKGVMIAHSNIIAGITGMANRIPNLCEEDTYIGYLPLAHVLELSAEMVSFSHGCRIGYSSPLTLADQSPKIKEGSKGDASVLQPTLMAAVPEIMDRIYKNVMTKVEAMNAVQRTLFVLAYNYKLEQLAKGRGTPLCDRLVFRKISSLLGGRTRVLLSGGAPLSAATQRFMNVCLCCPVGQGYGLTETCGAGTITELWDYSTGRVGAPLVCCEIKLKDWVEGDYRSTDKPRPRGEVLIGGPNITMGYYQSFTRSQDDFFTDDDGQRWFCTGDIGEFQEDGCLKIIDRKKDLVKLQAGEYVSLGKVEAILKGCPLVDNICVYASSDEAYVIGFVVPNEKQLLALANQYGVRGSWEELCNSKEMEELLLKVITEAALEAQLERFEIPRKIRLSPEPWTPDKGLVTDAFKLKRVELKRHYLEDIERMYGGK from the exons ATGAAGCTGAAGGAGGGGGACGTCAATCCCGCGCTGCTTCTCCTCTTCCGCCTGGTGGTTTGGATCTTCAACCTCCTCAGCTTCCTGCCCGCCTGCACCCTCAGCTTGATCTCCCCACCCGAAGGGGAGGTTCACGGCTCAGAGGAGGAACGTGCTAAGAGAGTGAAGGCCGTCTCCGTGACGGGACTTCCTGAGGGACCCTACAGAGCGGTGAAGGCCACCAATGGGTTGGTGACCTCACTGCAACCAGGAGTGGACACCCTGGATAGAATGTTCGAGTACTCAGCCACCAAGTTCCCAAAAAGACACTGTCTAGGAACGAGGGAGGTGATCAGCGAGGAAGACGAGCCGCAGAGCAACGGGAAGATGTTCAAGAAG GTGGTCCTGGGGGAGTACCGCTGGCTCTCCTACGAGGACGTCTTCACCGCCGCCTCCCAGCTGGGCAGAGGTTTGACCTCACTGGGTCAGAGGCCCAAATATAACATTGCCATCTTCTGCGAGACGCGAGCCGAGTGGATGATCTCTGCTCTGGCCTGTTTCATGCACAACTTCAGAT TGGTCACCCTTTACTCCACACTGGGAGGTCCGGCCGTGACTCACGGACTGAACGAGACCCACGTCACCCACATCATCACCAGCAGGGAGCTCCTGGAGACCAAACTCAAG CATATCCTCGCTGACGTTCCGAGGCTGCTGCACATTATCGTGGTGGACGGCGCCTCCACCTCCTGGCCTGGATTTACTCGTGGCATCAGCATCCACAACATGACCGACGTGCAGAAGCTGGGAGCCAGTGATGAGAATG CATCACGTGAGCGTGAGCGGCCGCTGCCTTCAGACATCGCCGTCATCATGTACACCAGCGGCGCCACGGGGATACCGAAAGGCGTCATGATCGCCCATAGCAACATCATCGCTGGCATCACAGGAATGGCCAATCGGATACCCAACCTGTG tgaGGAAGACACCTACATCGGCTACCTGCCCCTCGCTCACGTCCTGGAGCTCAGCGCGGAGATGGTGAGCTTCTCGCACGGCTGCAGGATCGGATACTCGTCGCCTCTGACGCTCGCTGACCAG TCTCCAAAGATCAAGGAGGGGAGCAAAGGAGACGCCAGCGTCCTGCAGCCAACCCTGATGGCAGCCGTCCCG GAGATCATGGATCGCATCTACAAGAACGTGATGACGAAGGTGGAGGCGATGAACGCCGTCCAGCGAACGCTCTTCGTTCTGGCGTACAACTACAAACTGGAGCAGCTGGCGAAAGGACGCGGCACGCCTCTGTGTGACAG ACTGGTGTTCAGGAAGATCAGCTCCCTGCTGGGGGGTCGGACACGAGTCTTGTTGTCGGGCGGAGCGCCGCTGTCCGCCGCCACTCAGCGCTTCATGAATGTGTGCTTGTGCTGCCCGGTGGGTCAGGGGTACGGCCTGACGGAGACCTGCGGCGCAGGAACTATCACCGAGC tATGGGATTACAGCACTGGGAGAGTGGGAGCGCCACTGGTTTGCTGTGAGATTAAGCTGAAAGACTGGGTGgagg GTGATTACCGCAGCACCGACAAGCCTCGCCCGAGGGGTGAGGTTCTGATCGGGGGTCCCAACATCACCATGGGCTACTACCAGAGCTTCACCAGGAGCCAGGACGACTTCTTCACTGACGACGACGGCCAGCGCTGGTTCTGCACCGGAGACATCGGAGAGTTTCAGGAAGACGGATGCCTGAAGATCATCG ATCGTAAGAAGGACCTGGTGAAGCTGCAGGCAGGAGAGTACGTCTCCCTGGGGAAGGTGGAGGCCATCCTGAAGGGCTGTCCGCTGGTGGACAACATCTGTGTCTAcgccagcag CGATGAGGCGTACGTGATTGGCTTCGTGGTACCCAATGAGAAGCAGTTGCTGGCTCTGGCTAACCAGTACGGCGTCCGGGGCTCGTGGGAGGAGCTGTGTAACAGCAAAGAGATGGAGGAGCTGCTCCTCAAGGTCATCACTGAAGCCGCTCTGGAAG CCCAACTCGAGCGCTTCGAGATCCCCCGAAAGATCCGCCTGAGCCCCGAACCGTGGACTCCCGACAAGGGATTAGTGACTGACGCCTTCAAACTGAAACGCGTGGAGCTGAAGCGGCATTACCTGGAGGACATCGAGAGAATGTACGGGGGGAAATAA
- the farsb gene encoding phenylalanine--tRNA ligase beta subunit, with translation MPTVGLKRDLLFKALGRKYTDEEFDELCFEFGLELDEITSEKEIIIREQGDSKASGASDVILYKIDVPANRYDLLCLEGLVRGLQVFKNMLEAPRYRRVGPASGEPQKLIITKETAAVRPHAVAAVLRNITFTQERYDSFIELQEKLHQNICRKRSLVAIGTHDLDTICGPFTYTAKPPADISFKPLNQTKEFTATQLMSLYKTDSHLKHYLHIIEEKPAYPVIYDSNGVVLSMPPIINGDHSKITLKTRNVFIECTATDVTKAKIVLDTMVTMFSEYCSQPFTVEEAEVVYPDGKTCKYPELAYRKEKLSREFINSKVGINESTENIAQMLTRMCLLSRPTGVGDEIEVEIPPTRSDVIHACDIMEDAAMAYGFNNIARTTPRTYTIANQFPLNKLTELLRQDLAAAGFTEALNFALCSQEDIADKLGKKITEIGAVHISNPKTAEFQVARTTLLPGLLKTIAANRKMPLPLKLFEISDVVLKDEAKDVGARNIRRFCAVYYNKSPGFEVIHGLLDRTMQLLEVKPADGDDGYRIQTADDSTFFPGRCAEIFVRGKSVGRLGVLHPDVINRFELTMPCSALEMDIDPFL, from the exons ATGCCGACTGTCGGACTGAAAAGGGATCTTCTCTTCAAAGCGTTGGGCAGAAAGTACA CTGACGAGGAGTTTGATGAACTGTGCTTTGAGTTCGGGCTGGAGCTTGATGAGATT ACCTCAGAGAAGGAGATCATCATCAGAGAACAGGGGGACTCCAAAGCCTCTGGAGCGTCAGACGTCATCCTGTATAAGATCGACGTACCGGCGAACCGATATGACCTGCTGTGTCTGGAGGGGCTGGTCCGCGGCCTGCAGGTCTTCAAGAATAT GTTGGAGGCGCCTCGCTACAGACGCGTCGGCCCGGCCAGTGGCGAGCCTCAGAAGCTCATTATTACGAAGGAG ACGGCAGCGGTGAGACCCCACGCTGTGGCGGCGGTGTTGAGGAACATCACCTTCACGCAGGAGCGTTACGACAGCTTCATCGAGCTGCAGGAGAAACTCCACCAAAACATCTGCAG gAAGAGGAGCCTGGTGGCCATCGGGACCCATGATCTGGACACCATCTGTGGTCCTTTCACCTACACAGCCAAACCTCCTGCAGACATCAGCTTCAAGCCTCTGAACCAGACGAAGGAGTTCACCGCCACCCAGCTGATGAGCCTCTACAAG acagacagtcacCTGAAGCATTACCTCCACATTATTGAAGAGAAGCCGGCGTATCCTGTCATCTACGACAGTAACGGTGTCGTCCTGTCCATGCCTCCCATCATCAACG gGGATCATTCAAAAATCACCCTGAAGACGAGGAACGTCTTCATCGAGTGCACGGCCACCGACGTGACCAAG GCAAAGATTGTGTTGGACACCATGGTGACCATGTTCAGTGAATACTGTTCACAGCCCTTCAC AGTGGAGGAGGCTGAGGTGGTGTATCCAGATGGCAAGACCTGCAAATACCCG GAGCTGGCTTACAGGAAGGAGAAGTTATCGAGAGAGTTCATCAATTCCAAAGTCGGCATCAA CGAGTCGACGGAGAACATCGCTCAGATGCTGACCAGGATGTGCCTCCTGTCCCGGCCAACCGGCGTCGGCGATGAGATCGAGGTCGAGATCCCGCCCACGCGCTCTGATGTCATCCACGCCTGTGACATCATGGAGGACGCTGCTATGGCCTACGGCTTCAACAACATCGCTCGCACCACGCCGCGCACTTACACCATAGCCAACCAG TTCCCCCTGAATAAACTGACTGAGCTGTTGAGACAAGACCTCGCTGCTGCCGGTTTTACAGAGGCCCTCAACTTTGCCCTG TGTTCTCAAGAAGATATCGCAGATAAGCTTGGAAAGAAGATCACTGAGATCGGAGCTGTTCATATCTCCAACCCCAAGACAGCCGAGTTCCAG gtggcgcgCACCACCTTGCTACCGGGCCTTCTGAAAACCATCGCTGCCAACAGGAAGATGCCCCTTCCCCTCAAACTCTTTGAGATATCTGACGTGGTGCTCAAGGATGAAGCTAAAG ACGTCGGGGCGAGGAACATCCGGCGCTTCTGTGCCGTTTACTACAACAAGAGTCCGGGCTTCGAGGTGATCCACGGCCTGCTGGACCGGACCATGCAGCTGCTGGAGGTGAAGCCGGCTGACGGGGACGACGGCTACCGCATCCAGACTGCAGACG aTTCCACCTTCTTCCCCGGTCGCTGCGCCGAGATCTTCGTCCGTGGAAAGAGCGTCGGCCGTCTGGGCGTCCTCCACCCCGACGTCATCAACCGCTTCGAGCTCACCATGCCCTGCTCCGCGCTGGAGATGGACATCGACCccttcctgtga
- the kcne4 gene encoding potassium voltage-gated channel subfamily E member 4 has translation MMKLWGFNINGVLAAKPNSTPEELEKSEVKRFTRLPSSVCTPVNVLHVNCPKTMEHLENFTSASPKRLFLHTQSTANSQTDKSVGSAYLYILIVICFYGVFLCGIMLGYFRSKRREKRRINIFTRLVHEEEQREWGALPRKHSLTFPAAVSGLRSVEVSLPFCGNHGDHFGHLHHESALHSPLAFALCAEQSSVSSLCSSADTRVAIEEESDSGTSEDAKGVCVNSGDDSG, from the exons ATGATGAAACTCTGGGGTTTCAATATAAACGGAGTTTTAGCGGCGAAGCCAAACTCCACTCCAGAAGAGCTGGAAAAGTCCGAGGTAAAACGTTTCACAAGACTCCCCTCTTCAGTTTG CACACCTGTCAACGTTCTTCACGTAAACTGTCCCAAAACAATGGAACACCTGGAAAACTTCACTTCAGCGTCGCCCAAACGCCTCTTCCTGCACACGCAGAGCACCGCGAACTCCCAGACGGACAAAAGCGTCGGGAGCGCGTACCTGTACATCTTAATAGTTATTTGCTTCTACGGAGTCTTCCTCTGTGGCATCATGCTGGGATACTTTCGCTccaagaggagggagaagaggaggatcaACATCTTTACGCGCCTGGTGCACGAGGAGGAGCAGCGGGAGTGGGGCGCGCTGCCGAGGAAACACAGCCTCACCTTTCCCGCCGCCGTGTCGGGACTGCGCTCGGTGGAGGTGTCCCTGCCTTTCTGCGGTAACCATGGCGACCACTTTGGACACCTCCACCACGAGAGCGCGCTGCATTCCCCGCTTGCGTTCGCGCTGTGCGCGGAGCAGAGCAGCGTCAGCTCCCTGTGCTCCTCCGCGGATACGCGCGTCGCCATAGAGGAGGAGTCGGACAGCGGGACGTCGGAGGACGCGAagggggtgtgtgtgaacagcgGTGATGACTCGGGTTGA